A region from the Ammospiza nelsoni isolate bAmmNel1 chromosome 1, bAmmNel1.pri, whole genome shotgun sequence genome encodes:
- the TBC1D7 gene encoding TBC1 domain family member 7: protein MADDSQRNFRSVYYEKVGFRGVEEKKSLEILLKDDRLDIEKLCTFSQRFPLPSMYRILVWKVLLGIIPPHHESHALVMKYRKEQYWDIHHALHVIRFINDSTPQVDVFLRIHQLESGKLPRNVAFPLEPEDEVFLAIAKAMEEMVEDPIECYWLVSCFVNQLNSKHKDSLQQLPKFLEQYLNIEDNRLLMHLKACSAMSKLPYDLWFKKCFAGCLPESSLQRVWDKVISGSCKILVFVAVEILLTFKMKIIALNSAEKITQFLENIPQDNTDAIVSKAVDLWRTHCGTPAHSA, encoded by the exons ATGGCTGATGACTCTCAGAGAAACTTCCGCTCAGTGTATTATGAAAAAGTGGGGTTTCGTGGAGTTGAAGAGAAGAAGTCGCTGGAAATTCTGCTGAAGGATGATCGTTTGG ATATTGAGAAGCTTTGCACATTTAGTCAAAGGTTTCCTCTTCCATCCATGTATCGTATACTGGTGTGGAAAGTGCTTCTAG gAATCATTCCTCCTCACCACGAATCTCATGCTTTGGTGATGAAGTACCGGAAGGAGCAGTACTGGGACATTCACCACGCTCTCCATGTGATTCGCTTTATTAATGATTCTACCCCACAGGTGGATGTTTTCCTCCGCATACATCAGCTGGAATCAGGAAAACTGCCTCGAAACGTTGCTTTTCCATTG gaaCCTGAAGATGAAGTGTTTCTTGCTATTGCTAAAGCAATGGAGGAAATGGTAGAGGATCCTATAGAATGCTATTGGCTTGTCAGTTGTTTTGTGAATCAGCTGAACAGCAAGCACAAAGATTCATTACAACAGCTG CCAAAATTTCTGGAGCAGTATTTGAACATTGAAGATAACAGACTGCTGATGCATCTGAAGGCATGTTCTGCAATGAGCAAACTCCCCTATGATCTTTGGTTTAAAAAGTGTTTTGCAGGATGTTTACCTGAGTCCAGTTTACAGAG AGTTTGGGACAAAGTTATAAGTGGATCCTGCAAGATTCTTGTATTTGTTGCTGTGGAGATATTATTAACCTTTAAAATGAAGATAATAGCACTGAATTCTGCAGAAAAAATCACACAGTTTTTGGAAAAT ATTCCTCAGGACAACACGGACGCCATTGTCAGCAAAGCTGTGGATCTGTGGCGCACACACTGCGGGACTCCGGCACACTCAGCCTGA